From the Microvirgula aerodenitrificans DSM 15089 genome, the window TAGCCGTCCTCGTCGCGGTGCGCCGAGTCGCCGGCCAGGTAGTACTGGCCGTTGAACTCGTCCGGGAAGTAGGTCTTGCGGAAGCGGTCGGCATCGTTCCAGATGGTGCGGACCAGGCTCGGGAACGGACGCTTGATGACCAGGAAGCCGCCATTGCCAAGTTCGACCGGCGCGCCGGATTCGTCGACGATATCGGCCATGATGCCCGGCAGCGGCAGGGTGCAACTGCCCGGCTTGGTCGCCACCGCGCCCGGCATCGGCGCGATCATCGCGCTGCCGGTTTCGGTCTGCCACCAGGTGTCGACGATCGGGCAACGACCGCCGCCAACCACTTCGTAGTACCACATCCACGCTTCCGGGTTGATCGGCTCGCCGACCGTGCCGAGCAGGCGCAGGCTGGACAGGTCGAACTGCTTCGGCAGATCGGCGCCGAGCTTGATCAGCGAACGGATCGCCGTCGGGGCGGTGTAGAAGGTGGTGACCTTGTGGCGTTCGATCATGCTCCAGAAGCGGCTGGCGTCCGGGTAGGTCGGCACGCCCTCGAACACGACCTGGGTCGCGCCCATCGCCAGCGGGCCGTAGCAGATGTAGGTGTGGCCGGTGATCCAGCCGACGTCAGCCGTGCACCAGAACACGTCGTCCGGCTTGTAGTCGAACGCCCAGCGGAAGCTGTTGGCGGCGCCGAGCAGGTAGCCGGCGCTCGAATGCTGGATGCCCTTCGGCTTGCCGGTCGAACCGGAGGTGTACAGGATAAACAGCGGGTGATCGGCTTCGACCCAGGTCGGTTCGCAGTCGAGCGGCAGACCGGCGGTCAGCTCGTCCCAGCCGATGTCGCGCGCACCCATCGGCGTATTGCCGGCGGTACGCTTCTGCACGATAACCTTCTCGACGCTGTCGCAACCGCCGGCGTCCAGCGCTTCGTCAACAGTCGCCTTCAGCGGCACGGTCTTGCCGCCGCGCATGCCTTCGTTGGCGGTAATGACGATTTTGGCGCCGGCATCGATGATGCGGTCGCGCAGCGCGCCGGCGGAGAAGCCGCCGAACACCACCGAGTGAATGGCGCCGATGCGGGCGCAAGCCTGCATGGCAATGACGGCCTGCACCGTCATCGGCATGTAGATGACCACGCGGTCACCCTTTTCCACGCCGAGCTTTCTCAGGCCGTTGGCAAACTGGCACACCTGTTCATACAGGCTGCGGTAGCTGATCGGGGTGGACT encodes:
- the acs gene encoding acetate--CoA ligase, which encodes MSTIESVLKETRSFAPIDAFRQNATLSGMEAYNTVCERANNDYEGFWADLARELLSWHKPFTRTFDGSNAPFFKWFDDGLLNVSWNCLDRHLDQHGDKTAIIFESDDGQSTPISYRSLYEQVCQFANGLRKLGVEKGDRVVIYMPMTVQAVIAMQACARIGAIHSVVFGGFSAGALRDRIIDAGAKIVITANEGMRGGKTVPLKATVDEALDAGGCDSVEKVIVQKRTAGNTPMGARDIGWDELTAGLPLDCEPTWVEADHPLFILYTSGSTGKPKGIQHSSAGYLLGAANSFRWAFDYKPDDVFWCTADVGWITGHTYICYGPLAMGATQVVFEGVPTYPDASRFWSMIERHKVTTFYTAPTAIRSLIKLGADLPKQFDLSSLRLLGTVGEPINPEAWMWYYEVVGGGRCPIVDTWWQTETGSAMIAPMPGAVATKPGSCTLPLPGIMADIVDESGAPVELGNGGFLVIKRPFPSLVRTIWNDADRFRKTYFPDEFNGQYYLAGDSAHRDEDG